In Thermobaculum terrenum ATCC BAA-798, the DNA window TTAGAGCCTGTTCTAGCACTGTAATTAATTGGGATGTGTTGCGCTTGGAGCAATCGGCTCCAGCGCAGATAGCTACGCTATACTTCATATCTTTTTCCATTACATAACTTAGTTAGATTATACTACTAACAGCTTGTGTATTGCCCCTTGGGTGAGAACTGTATGTATGACTTCACAATCATAAAGTCTACAAAGCTATCAGTGTACATTAGGCGCATAGCTGATATCCTAGTAATACTTGGGGTCCTGCTGGTTCTAAGTTGCATGCCGGGGGCTGCTCGAGAGGACACCTTCCCTCAAAGTAATCTAGAGAAGATAGAAATCACCAGTCCGGATTTTATTCAGGAGAATTCAAAGTTAGTGATACCAACAAAGTTCACCTGCGATGGAGAGGATATATCTCCCACCTTGAAGTGGAAAGGGGTACCTCCCAAAGCTCAGAGCTTAGTGTTGATCATGGATGATCCCGATGCTCCTGGTCATATATCTCCATGGTCGCATTGGGTCATGTTCAATATTCCTGCGACTCAAATTGGCTTGCCACAAGCTTTACCTAGAACTATTAGGCTGCCTAATGGAGCCGTACAGGGAGTAAATGACTTCAAAGAGCATGGGTACCGCGGCCCTTGTCCTCCTAATGGCACTCACAGGTACTACTTTCATCTATATGCCTTAGATATCAGGCTGAATCTCACCCCTAATGCGACAAGAGATGCGGTACTGAAAGCAATGAAAGGACATGTAATTGCTTATGGAGAGCTGGTAGCGAATTATAGCAGGTAGCTCGAGTTGTTATATTATTACGAAATTCTTGATCGACAATACCTAGATCTGGTGCCGTAGTAGCAATTTGCTTATACATGGAGGAATATGACTGATAAAAGGTACGTAATAGTAGGAAATGGCATAGCTGGGACGACCTGCGCTGAGACCCTGCGCAAACTTGACCCTAATTGCAAGATTACTATAGTTGCCGCTGAACCATACCCTCTATATAACAGAGTAGCTCTTCCACGGTTTCTGAAGGGGATAGTTAGAGAAGAAAAGGTATTCATGCGTACCTTCGAGCAACACAGGGAGAAGGGCATAGACCTGCTCACATGCACCGTTGCCCAACACTTGGATACTAATGAGCAGTTACTGTACCTGGATAACGGGCAGATACTTCCTTACGATGCCCTTCTTATAGCTACGGGTGGTAGGCCTAACAAACTACCTTGTGAAGGTGGAGATCTCCCCTTTGTATTTAACTTTCAAACCATGGATGATACTAAGAATATCATCAGGGAGGCTACTGAAGGAAAGTCTGGGGTTGTAGTAGGGGGGTCATTCATATCCTATGAGCTTGCTGAAGGTTTTGCAATGCGAGGGCTTAAGACTACTTGGGTTATGAGGGGCCCTAGGTTTCTTCGCAGAACCTTGGATGAAGAGGGTGGCGCTATAGTGCATGAGCTTGCCAGGGAGCATGGAGTAGAAATTATCTACCAAGATGAGGTTGAAAAGATAGTCTCGGATGATGGCGTTAGAGGTCGGGTCATCACCAAGAAAGGGCGTGAAATCGATGTAGACATTGTTGGGGTAGGTGTAGGGCTTACTTTGAACACTGATTTTCTGCAGGGAAGTCCTATAAGGATAAATAGAGGGGTTGTGGTAGATGAGTACCTTCGGACCAATATAAATAACGTATATGCTGCTGGTGATATAGCTGAATTCTACGATGTTATCATCCAGAGCTACAACATCATGGGAACTTGGGATAACGCCCTCTCTCAGGGTAGGGTAGCTGCAATCAATATGGCCGGAGGTAATGAGATCTATAAGGAAGTTCCTACCTACACCAGCCCGCTGTTCAATTCTAATATTGCAGTTATAGGGGCAACTCCTGAGATAAATCCAAATCTGGAGTATGTAGTAAGGGCTGACATAGATTCTAAAGAATACAAAAAGCTATTCTTTATCGAGGACAGGCTAGTAGGTGCTATCACAATTGGGAGTCCGCGGGGAAGAAAGAGAATGATTAGCATGATTCTCGCCGGAGAGAAAATAGAGGGACCCCGAGAGAGCCTGCTTGATCTTAAGTAAAATTAGTCTTAAGTAAACTTGGGGAGGTATAACCTCCCCAAGTTTACTTATACACATGCGGCTACTGCCTTATCTTTTTCTAATTCCAGTTTTTGTGGGACGTACAGCTTGCCCACGCCAATGCGTGCATCGGCCATACCATAGTACACATCAATACGATCTGGCTGCCCGAGATCTATCCTCTGATCTACGGCCGTTGGGAATACGACGTTGTTTACAATCCCCTGCCTCTCATCCTCCGTTGTAGGTTCGAGGATGGGCATCTTGGAGCGATAGATAACTTTAGTGGGGTCGTCTCTATCTAGCACCAAAGCTCCCGCTGCGTAGTAGACATTTGGTTGTAGGTCTACACCTTCTATGATCTCGCCACTAACTCCATGGAAAAGGGTCAGCCAGCCATGTTTGGTCAGTATAGGAGGAGTCCCCCCACCTATTTTTAGTGCTTCCCAGGATTCTTGTGGAACAGCGAGCAATCTGTGGTTAGAGAAGTGCGTTAGCCCCCTAAGATCAGAACCAATCTTGTCCACCGGGCAGTAGGAGATCCATATGCTTGGCCTAGAGTCTTCTACACCTTCTGGGAGCACTTGATAGGGCGGTGCTCCCCAGGGTGCAACATCGTAAGTTGGCCTATGAATGAGAGCTATAGAATCATTTCCATCAGGGTCCTTAATGAGCTCTGGAAATATTAGGGCATCCTTATTGGTATAGAAGTCAAACTCTACACCTCTAGCTGGTGCAAACTTGGCAAGTCCAAGCCGCCTCCATTCGAAGAGGTCATCGGACACAGCTAAAGCTATTCTTGGTCCCAATGGGCCATATGCGGTATAGGTCATCACATATTTGTCCAGGTAGGTTACGAAGGTAATCCTGGGATCTTCGCATCCTGCCGTTCTAGGGTTCTTCTCATAAGAGGCGGTAGGCTCAAGTACATAACCCAGACGTTCGACAGCCTTAGGATCTCCCTGATCGTCAAATATAACCTTAGCTATACCTATCCTAGAGTAATTTTTCTCTGCCACTACTCTTGGGAAGATATATAGCTCTCCATTCCGACTCCTAGCTGCTGCGGGATTAAGAACTCCCCAAGCTTCATCGGGGTTGTTAGGATCGGGTTCCATTATTACTCCGAGGCGTTCTATGCAGAAGAGAGGCTTTTCTGTCACGGTCACTTAACCGCCTCCTAGAATTTGAATAATGCTCCAACAAGAAATAACATAATCGTTTGTATTTTGTTTCCTATTTGACACAATAATCCCCTACGTTTGCAAATGGTTGATAACTGATCTCTTAATATATTTACGTTTTTTAAATTCTTCAGTTTTCTCACAGTTACTATTTTTGATCTCAGCCACAGTTCCCCTCATATGGCAAGATTTATGCTTGCTGCTTGACTGGGGAAACGATGGCTGCTGAGCAACAATTATATCGGAAAGCCTTTCTAAATTTTAGGATATTTATATAATCAGCGCTAGTTATGCTGGGTGTTCTGTAGTGGAGGATAAGAGGAGATCCATTATGGACTTTCTACAGAAGATATCTGAGAGGGTAGGTATTTCTCCTAATGCTGTAAGTAACCCAAGTAGGCGCTTATATCCAAGAATCAGAGACGCGCAAGTTACAGTGAGTGTTTGTCCCTATTGTGCCGTGGGTTGTTCACAGCTCGTTTACCATAAAGACGGTAAAGTAATTGATATAGAGGGCAACTATGCAAGCCCCATTAATGGTGGGACCCTGTGCCCTAAAGGAGCAGCCACTTCTGGGCTTATCAATAGCCCTATGAGGATTAGAAATGTCAAGTACAGAGCTCCTTTTTCTGACAAGTGGGAGGAGAAATCCCTCGACTGGGCGCTGGATAGGATAGCCCAGCTAGTGAAAGAGACTAGGGACCGTACTTTTGAAGAGTATGACCCCTCTGGTAGGAGAGTAATGCGTACCCTGGGTATAGGACATCTTGGAGGGGCTACGCTTGACAATGAAGAGAATTATCTTATCAAAAAGCTGTTCACAGCTGGTCTGGGTATTGTAGCGGTAGAGAATCAAGCACGTATATGACACTCTAGTACGGTGCCCGGTCTGGGCGCTCGACTAGGTAGAGGCGGTGCGACTACCTTTCAGCAGAGCTTGGCGGACTCTGACTGCATAGTCATTATGGGGTCCAACATGGCCGAGAATCACCCAGTAGGCTTCAGATTTGTCATGATGGCCAAAGAAAAGGGTGCAAAGCTCATACATATAGACCCTAGATTTACTCGAACCTCTGCCCTGTGTGATATTCATGTGCCTCTTCGAGCCGGAAGCGATATAGCATTCCTCGGAGGGCTTATCAACTACGTGCTGAATCATGATAGGTGGAATTCAGATGATTTCTTCCAGACCTATGTGCGTCACTATACTAATGCCACGGCAATAATAGATGAGAACTTCAGAGATACAGAAGATCTGGGAGGGTTATTCTCTGGTTATGATCCTGATTCAAGATCTTATGATACTTCTTCCTGGAAGTATAGTGGAGAAGGGTTACACTCCTCCCCTGTAGATCATGAGAGCCATACGGGCGAGGCACATGTAACTGGCTCAAAGGACACCGTTTCAGATAACTCTGAGTTTGACCTGACTATGCAGCACCCTCGGAGTGTGATGCAGATTCTGCGTAAGCATTTCGCGCGTTATACACCTGATATGGTTGCTGAGATATGTGGGATACCCAAGGAGTTGTTTATCAAAGTGGCTGAGACCATAATCGAGAACAGTGGTAGAGACAAGACCACCGCTTTCTGTTATGCAGTGGCTTGGACTCAACATACTACTGGTTCTCAGATGATAGGCTGCTGCGCTATCTTGCAATTATTACTGGGGAACATTGGTAGACCTGGAGGAGGTATCTTAGCCCTAAGAGGGCATGCAACGATTCAGGGTTCTACCGACATTCCTACCCTCTACAACTTGTTGCCAGGGTACCTGCCGATGCCTTCTTCGGAAACTGATGAGGATCAAACTTTATCTGGGTATATAGCCCACTATCAGACTCAGACCGGTTGGTGGTATAACCTTCCAAAGTACATTATCAGCCTGCTGAAAGCCTATTACGGTGATAATGCCACTGCTCAGAACGATTATGCTTATGACCTTCTGCCTCAGATAGGTGGGGATTACTCCTTTGAGGCAATGATTCCTCTCATGCGTGATGGTGTAATGAGGGGGCTATTCTGCTTTGGTCAGAACCCTGCCGTTGGGGGGCAGAATGCTCGCCTTGCACGTAGAGCTCTGGCTTCTCTTGATTGGCTAGTGGTCAGGGATGTTCACGAGATAGAGACGGCATCTTTCTGGTATGCCTCACCTGAGGTTAAGAGAGGTGAGATCAGACCCGAAGAGATCCCAACAGAAGTATTTCTATTGCCTGCCGCTTTACCGCCTGAGAAAGATGGGTCGTTTACTAATACCCAACGTTTGGTGCAGTGGCACGATAAGGCTGTAGATCCTCCGGATGATGCAAGATCGGAGACTTGGTTCCTCTATCATCTAGGCAGGAGACTAAAGGAGCTCTATGCAGGTGATGATTCTCTAAAGGGAAGGCAAATCTTGGCTCTTACATGGAATTATAGTACCGAGGGACATTTGCAGGAGCCAAAGGCTGAGGATATCTTGTACGAGATCAACGGCTATCGAGTCGAAGATAGAAAACTTCTTGAGAGCTTCGAGGATATAAAGGATGATGGTTCTACTGCGTGTGGTTGCTGGATATACTGCGGGATAACTCCCGATTATGGTGTAAACAGGGCTAGAAATCGTGATGCTGATGATAAGGCTTCACTCGGTTGGGGATTTTCATGGCCTGCCAATAGACGTATTCTCTATAATCGCGCTTCTGCTGATCCCCAGGGCAAGCCTTGGAGCGAGAGAAAGAAATGGGTATGGTGGGATGAATCACAGAAGAAGTGGGTTGGCTATGATATCCCCGATTTCCCCGTGAACAAGGATCCGTCTTACACCCCTCCAAAGGATGCCAAGGGCGTTGATGCTCACTCGGGGGATTCTCCCTTCATAATGATGTCTGATGGCAAGGGCTGGTTGTTCACACCAAAAGGAATGAAGGATGGTCCTTTGCCCACTCACTATGAGCCAAAAGAGTCCCCCTATCCTAACTTGTTGTATCCTGATCACCCGGTCAATCCTTGTGCTATTCTCTTCGAAAGGCCAGATAATCCTTATCATGCTATAGAGGATCCCGCATTCCCACATATATTGACGACCTATAGGCTAACCGAGCATCATACAGCTGGGGGTATGACCAGGTGGGTGCCTTGGTTGGCGGAGCTGCAACCTGAAGGATTTGTGGAAATTAGCCCAGAGTTGGCACGAGAGATAGGTGTAGTTACAGGAGACTGGGTTGTGTTATCTACCGCCAGGGGAGAGATAGAATCCAGGGTCCTGGTTACGGCTAGGTTGCAGCCTATAGTTAGGGACGGTAGAAGAATACATCAAATAGGTATGCCATGGCACTTCGGATACGGTGGGCTTGCGAGAGGGGCATCTGCTAACGATCTTAGTGCACTTATCGAGGATCCTAACTCGCGTATCCATGAGGCAAAGAGCTTTACCTGTAATATTCGCAAGGGCAGATTAGACAGGAGATAGTTACGATGTCTATTGGCAGCTTACAGTCGCCTGTTGGCTTTCTTACAGATACCACTCTATGTATAGGCTGTAAGGCTTGTGAAGTTGCCTGCAAGCAATGGAACCAGCTACCAATGGATGGGCTCACCTGGACTGGGAATAGTTATGATAATACTGGGGATTTGGGAGCCTATACGTGGAGACATGTTGAGTTTATAGAGAGGTTTCAGGAAGATATCCCCAGGGCTTCCGACATGCCTCCTTTTCAAAGCCACTGGCTTATGATGAGCGATGTTTGTAAGCACTGCGCTGTAGCAGGCTGCCTGGAGGCATGCCCCACAGGTGCTATTATCCGCACAGAGTTTGGTACCGTTTACATTCAGCCCGATATATGTAATGGATGCGGGTATTGCGTGCCTGCTTGCCCGTTCGGAGTGCCTGATATCGGCGCGTATGATGGCATATCTCACAAATGCACTCTATGTTATGACAGACTCAAGGATGGCCTTGAGCCAGCTTGTGCTAAGGCTTGTCCTACCGATTCTATTCAGTTTGGCTCTTACATTGAGCTGAAGGAAAGGGCCAGGAGACGGGTAGAGCATCTCCATTTGCTAGGTGTGACTAGCGCCTACATATACGGTGACGAGAACTTCGGTGGTACGAACGGCATACAAGGACTATATGCCATGTTCATTCTTACCGATGAGCCTGAGGTGTATAACCTGCCAAGGAGACCGGAACTTCCTCAGAGAAAAGTTCTGAGGGGTTATTTGTCTGGTTTACTGTTCTCAATCTTGATGATGGTGCTGACTGCTTTGTCCTTGAAGAGACGAGATTGATGGAGCTTATACTATGACTGAGATACGAGCTAGAAGAGAGTCTGAAGATAAAAATCGAATCCAAGACATAACTTATTATGACAGACCTGTGATACACAAGCCCCATTGGGGATGGCTTATTATCACATACTTCTTCCTAGGTGGACTCTCTGGCGCTTGCTACCTGATTGGTTTGATTGCTGACCTTGTAAGGTTTGATGTCACCGGACGTCTTGGCAAGGTTTGCAGGTATATATCTTTATCCTCACTTATACCTTGTCCTGTGCTTCTCATACTTGATCTGAAGAGACCCGAGAGGTTTCATCATATGCTAAGGGTACTTAAGCTACGTTCTCCCATGTCGGTTGGCACGTGGGTACTATCTATATTTGGCCTGCTATCTGGTGCTGTGACTACAGCTGATCTGTTACGTAACATACTTCCTCAGGGTAAGGTCAATAAATTCCTTCATGCGTTAGATCCTATGCTATCTCTCGCCAAGGTAATGGCAGGTTTGCCTGCTATGTTTATGACGTTCTACACTGCAGTGCTTCTCGCTGCCACTGCTGTACCAGTGTGGACGAAGAGAGCTGCAACCTTGCCTTTGGTGTTCGTGTCTTCTTCTTTTTCCTCAGCTTTGGCAGTTACTTCCCTGGTTACTTCCATTACAAAGATGTTTGCAGTTAATAAAGCGTTGGTATCGCTTCAGCTGTGGATGGGCCCTATTGACTTTATAGTCAAGTTATTCTTCGAGCGGACTCTTGCGCGTAGTCTTAGATTCTACCTAACGGATGGCAGGCTAAAGCTTGTAAACTTGCTAGGGGTTAGAATAATAGGTGAGATCTTCCCTCTCTCGCTGCTGTTGATAACACGTATCAGGAAAGCAAATAATCCTTGGCTAGGTAGAATATCATCCCTGATGATATTGCTAGGTGCGCTAGCATCTAGGTACGTCGTAGTTAAGGCTGGAGAGAAATCTGCTGTTGATCCTAAGGCCGTCTTCGAGATCACTAGGTGATACCAGTAAAGAGCAGGGATAATACAAAGATAAAAATCCTAAGAAAGCTCAGATCCCGGAAGTTTAGGGAACAGTCAGGGCTGTGCTATGTAGAAGGCATAAGGCAAGTTTACTCCGCCTTCGAGGAAGGCTTCCATTTTGAGTTTCTTATAGTATCTAGCGACCTTCTTAGGAGTGAACATGCCTGGAAATTGGTGAATGATCTTATTAGTAATGGGGTCCAAGTAATAGATGTTGATCAGAATATTTTTAAGTCCATTAGCCTTAGGGACAATCCCCAAGGTATAGCTGGCGTCGTCCGGCAGAAGTGGCATTCACTAGAATCTATAGATCCCAGGGAAGGACTTTGTTTACTAGCACTGAAGGCCGTGCAGGATCCCGGTAATATTGGGTCCATACTACGCACTGCTGATGCTGTAGGTGTAAGATACGTAATACTCTTGGGAGACTCTGTTGATCCTTACGACCCTAATTCTGTGAGGGCTGGTGCGGGAGCTACATTCACTGTAAAGCTGATTAAGACTTCTTTTGAGCGTCTGCTTGATTGGAAGAATATTCATCAAATACCAGTCATAGGGGCAGTGGGAGGCGCACCCCTGAATTACAGTCGAGTAAATTACCCATATCCCTGCATACTTCTCATGGGTAGTGAAAGACAAGGATTGGACTTGAGAGAGCAGAGTTCATGTGACATGCTAGTGAGCGTACCAATGGTGGGTAAGGTTGACTCTCTGAATCTAGCTGTAGCTACTTCGGTCATCTTGTACGAGATATTTGATCAGAGGTCTAGGTTATAAGCTAACTTTGTCTATCTCGTCTTCTTTCAGTATTTGTCCGCCTAATATCTTCTGAAAATCGGTGCAGATATCATAAAAGCTTTCAAACGAATGTACTTTTAGCCCTTTTGAGAGTGCATAGCTTAGTAAAGGCTCTAATGCCCAAACTCTATCTGCCACTTCTGCAGCTCTTCTATCGGATGTACCATTCCCGATGAACCATATCTCATCGTACTGCTTGCGGTGATAGTTGATCACAGCTTCTTTGAACTCTACATCGCCATCGCGGTCGAATGGGCTAGGAAGAGAGAGTAACCATTGCCCATCCACATAATCGTCCACTAGTGAATAGACAGGGATGTTCAAATTCTTCCCTAGTACACTATATATATAGCTTCGCAGTCCGCCACTAACTATTGCCAGATGGAGGTTATATCCCCGACAGCACTCGATAAATTCTTCCCACCCTGGGCGAATCTTTGCATTTCTCTTGACAAACTCGTTAACCTCATGCGGTGGATTGGGTACGTGTGAGAACTGCTCGCTCATGTTCTCTAATATAGAAACCTTTCCCTGGTCGAATTTCTCTTCTATTCTTTCCCAGTCAGCTGTGGAGAACTCCTTCAGTATCTCTATACCCATATCTTGCAGCGTTATGGTGCCATCGAAATCGCAGAGAACTGCAATTTTCATATTCCCTCCTGGTATAGGTGTTGGATCAACCCAGTATACCAGCTATTACCGGTGCCACTTGAGTAAAGCGAACACTTGAGTTATCCTTATGCAACAACTGCTGAAGCAGCATGAGGTGAGGCTTATTTTCCCGTCTTTGAATATAAAGATCACAATGCTTTCTCTGATTATTATGCCTTCCCTGTTGGCTTGCTCGATAAGCACGACTAGTGATTATTTGTCTTATAATCCTACCCCTGTCCCAACTTTGCCTATTCCCCAGATAGATGACCTGCAGATAACTCCTACTGCTGTAGCTACTCCATATCCTACTCCGTCACCCACCAGACAACCTATATCAACCGATATTCCACGCCAAACAAATAAATATGTTCCTCCTGTTCAGCAGGCAACCGATATAGGACTGGGGAATGTCTTTACTCAGAGGTTTGGCAGGTATATCCAGCCTGGTGGGGATGTTCCAAGCACTATTTCGTGGAATTTCCGATTGCAGGATAGAGTATTGCCCCAAGTTACTTTCCAGGATGGTGTCCTCATTGCAGCTACCTACAATGGTAGAGTCTATGGAATCGATGCGAATTCTGGTATGGAGCTTTGGACTACAAATATTGGTGCTAGCATACTCGTACCTCCTGAGACCAGTGATGGAATAGTCTTCCTTGTTACTACACAGGGGCTTTATGCCCTTGATCACTTTGATGGCCGTGTCCTTTGGCAAAAGGCGATATCCGTAAGCGATGTAAATGATGCTGTTGCCTATAACCAGAGAGCTTATGTGATACTCCACAGAAATGTGCTCTGCTTTGATCTTACTAGTGGTGAGCTTCTGTGGAAAAAGCAGTTTCAGAGCGATATATCTGGGGCTCCCGTAATGAGTAGAGATAACTACCTGGTTATGCCGTTAGGTAACGGCTTAATAATGCTCGACTCAAAGGGTAAACAGATTTGGAAGACTCAGAGGGTGAGACCACTGCCTAATGCAACGATAGTAATGGGAAATAAAGAGGTCTTCGTTCCCGCTGACGGCAACTACATAACTTCGGTTTCTCTGAATAACGGGAAAATCGGCCAACAGAGGCATTCTGAGCTTACCCCAAGGGATTTGATGCTTTATAGGTCATCTTTGTTGGCAATTACTGTTGGGAACGGAGAAACACATATACTTAGGTACGATTTAGGAAGCAACGGGCTTCAAAGGGACCTAAAACTAAGAGGGATAGACTATGTTTCTGCTTCTCTGGCGGGTGACAGGCTTTATTTGGTTGGGAAGAATGATTTGTACTCTATTAATCTTCCGGACTTGTCTGTAGTCTGGAAGTATAACCTCAAAGGGCAAGTTATAGGTATCCCTATAGTTGTACGGAACTCACTCTACATGATGGTTGACGATAAGATAGTCGCTTTCAATAAGCGCGAGATCAGTAATAACTTACCCGAGATTTCTCCTTACTACATGAGGGCTGACGACATTGGAGATGTGCGAGAGCGTAGATTGAGTTTTGCGGACATTGAAACCGCGGGGGCACAATTTATTGATAAGTTCGGTCACAAAGGGATTCTCTTTGAAATGAAGACTCCTGATGCCTCGGGTAAATCTTCATCCTTAAGCTCGGTCTTTGCCTTCGATTACACGGATGACGGCCAGATAGATGTCTACGTTTTTGTCAGCCGTAAAGAGGCAATTATGGAGATGAAGATGTATGGAGAAAAAGGCGATCAGTTTAAGGTAGTCAATGATGCACTACCTTTTGAAAGTGCTCACGGAGATGTGAAGGTATTTGTCCCCCTGCAACCTTTCCTGTCTCCTCAGGACTTAGAGATCCCCATAAACTGGTATGCCTACACATATGTAGGTGGCTTACCTGCTCAGGATTTTATAAACAACAATGGAGAATTGTTCCGATTGATACCAAAAGGTAACTAGATGGTTGAGAATTTATTGTAATTTTTGCAATTATTATTATCGTTAATGTATTTCTAGCTACTGATGTGTATACTACACAGTATGTAGGGACGATGATCACTTATTACTAAGGTGGTGCATTGTAATGGCTCAGCATCATGAAGATTATGGTAGAGAATACGAAAGCCCTTCTCTTAGCAAAGCTATAAACGACATCATGAGAACTCGTGGAATGACGGCTACCCAGGTAGCCGCGAACATGAAATCCGGGCGCAATAGGGCTACTCTTTATAGGATACTAAGCGGCGCAACTCAGGATCCTAAGATTAGTACTTTTATCGATATATGCCAAGCTCTAGAGGTTAGCCCTATAGAGGTGCTGCAGCTGGCTGGTATGGCTGATCATAAGCCTAGAGACACTGATCTTTTAGATATAAGAATGCGCCAAATATTTAGACGTATACAAAACCTACCGTATAATCTTAGGAAACTGGCGGTATCTCAAATTGGTGCGCTAACAGATGCGATCTACGATCATTTGCAGCGGCAGGAGAATAAAGGTAGTTGATTAGTTGTAGTATCCCATCTTTTGCAGGTGCCATCTTGTTAGCCACATACCGGTCTCAAAGAAGCCATAAACCCTCCTGGCTTTCTCAGGCTCCCATGAGCTGGCAGGAGTGTTGACCGCTGCTGACCAAATTGCACTTGCCAGCTCATTCACCCTCTCTCTGAACTCTAATGGTGTTCTAGGAATCTTTATATCAACATAAGACTTGTTGCCTGGAAAACTTATTATACTCTTGGGTAATTTAGGCATGTAAGCAAAGACAACCTGGGCGTGCTGGAAGGCCATGATTTTCTGGAGGTCCGGCGGAAGGATCTGCTTAGATGGTGTATCTGGATCTTTGCTTATGGCTATGATGTCAGAGGGATCCAGGATATAAGGCAGCTCACTCTTTGGTACGTACTCGGTGCGCATAGCCCACTTGTATCCAGTCTGAATATCGTCTATGTGCGACAAGGTAACAGTTGCAAGATAGTTAACTTCGTCTCTGCCCAATGTTTCATCCTGCACCATGAAGTGCATGAATGCTCTGTGTGTTTTTGCGAAGACTTGATGAATCTTAACGATCTCGGATATGGCACGTTCTCCCTTCAACATCTTCCCGACCTCCAAACGAATGGACAGAGGAATGCTCTATCTATAATCTTATATACATAAATTTGTCGGAGATTACGAAAGAAAAAAGCTTTTATCAACTTCCTGTATATATTTGTTACCATTGAATGAGAATGTGTATCGACGATCTATTCCCTCAAACGACTGAATATAAGAAGTCCCACGACCAGGAGCGTTGGCCCGCACGAGTGGCTATGCTTAGCATCCATACCAGCCCCCTCGCTGTACCTGGCAGCCGAGATGTGGGAGGAATGAACGTTTATGTGCTTCGCTTAGCGAAAGAGCTAGCATCCAGGGACATCAAAGTAGATGTTTTTACCAGGTGGAACAATCCAGATGATCCTTTGATTCAAGAAGTGACTGATGGCTTTAGAGTGATAAACGTCAGAAGTGGTCCTCCCAGAAGCATCAGTCGTGAATCCCTCTACAAAATCAAAGATGACATAGCTCAATCAATAAATACCTTTGCTGAAAGTGAAGGCATAGAGTACGACGTCTTGCACACCCATTACTGGATTTCTGGTGTTGTTGGTCTGTGCCTTGTAACAAAATGGAGTGTTCCTTGGCTTCATATGTCACATACGTTGGGACTGATAAAGAACAAGTATCGGGGGCCTAATCAGCCGGAGGAATCTCTACTGAGGCTAAGAGCAGAAGATATGG includes these proteins:
- a CDS encoding YbhB/YbcL family Raf kinase inhibitor-like protein, translated to MYDFTIIKSTKLSVYIRRIADILVILGVLLVLSCMPGAAREDTFPQSNLEKIEITSPDFIQENSKLVIPTKFTCDGEDISPTLKWKGVPPKAQSLVLIMDDPDAPGHISPWSHWVMFNIPATQIGLPQALPRTIRLPNGAVQGVNDFKEHGYRGPCPPNGTHRYYFHLYALDIRLNLTPNATRDAVLKAMKGHVIAYGELVANYSR
- a CDS encoding NAD(P)/FAD-dependent oxidoreductase; its protein translation is MTDKRYVIVGNGIAGTTCAETLRKLDPNCKITIVAAEPYPLYNRVALPRFLKGIVREEKVFMRTFEQHREKGIDLLTCTVAQHLDTNEQLLYLDNGQILPYDALLIATGGRPNKLPCEGGDLPFVFNFQTMDDTKNIIREATEGKSGVVVGGSFISYELAEGFAMRGLKTTWVMRGPRFLRRTLDEEGGAIVHELAREHGVEIIYQDEVEKIVSDDGVRGRVITKKGREIDVDIVGVGVGLTLNTDFLQGSPIRINRGVVVDEYLRTNINNVYAAGDIAEFYDVIIQSYNIMGTWDNALSQGRVAAINMAGGNEIYKEVPTYTSPLFNSNIAVIGATPEINPNLEYVVRADIDSKEYKKLFFIEDRLVGAITIGSPRGRKRMISMILAGEKIEGPRESLLDLK
- a CDS encoding glycosidase produces the protein MTVTEKPLFCIERLGVIMEPDPNNPDEAWGVLNPAAARSRNGELYIFPRVVAEKNYSRIGIAKVIFDDQGDPKAVERLGYVLEPTASYEKNPRTAGCEDPRITFVTYLDKYVMTYTAYGPLGPRIALAVSDDLFEWRRLGLAKFAPARGVEFDFYTNKDALIFPELIKDPDGNDSIALIHRPTYDVAPWGAPPYQVLPEGVEDSRPSIWISYCPVDKIGSDLRGLTHFSNHRLLAVPQESWEALKIGGGTPPILTKHGWLTLFHGVSGEIIEGVDLQPNVYYAAGALVLDRDDPTKVIYRSKMPILEPTTEDERQGIVNNVVFPTAVDQRIDLGQPDRIDVYYGMADARIGVGKLYVPQKLELEKDKAVAACV
- the fdh gene encoding formate dehydrogenase yields the protein MDFLQKISERVGISPNAVSNPSRRLYPRIRDAQVTVSVCPYCAVGCSQLVYHKDGKVIDIEGNYASPINGGTLCPKGAATSGLINSPMRIRNVKYRAPFSDKWEEKSLDWALDRIAQLVKETRDRTFEEYDPSGRRVMRTLGIGHLGGATLDNEENYLIKKLFTAGLGIVAVENQARIUHSSTVPGLGARLGRGGATTFQQSLADSDCIVIMGSNMAENHPVGFRFVMMAKEKGAKLIHIDPRFTRTSALCDIHVPLRAGSDIAFLGGLINYVLNHDRWNSDDFFQTYVRHYTNATAIIDENFRDTEDLGGLFSGYDPDSRSYDTSSWKYSGEGLHSSPVDHESHTGEAHVTGSKDTVSDNSEFDLTMQHPRSVMQILRKHFARYTPDMVAEICGIPKELFIKVAETIIENSGRDKTTAFCYAVAWTQHTTGSQMIGCCAILQLLLGNIGRPGGGILALRGHATIQGSTDIPTLYNLLPGYLPMPSSETDEDQTLSGYIAHYQTQTGWWYNLPKYIISLLKAYYGDNATAQNDYAYDLLPQIGGDYSFEAMIPLMRDGVMRGLFCFGQNPAVGGQNARLARRALASLDWLVVRDVHEIETASFWYASPEVKRGEIRPEEIPTEVFLLPAALPPEKDGSFTNTQRLVQWHDKAVDPPDDARSETWFLYHLGRRLKELYAGDDSLKGRQILALTWNYSTEGHLQEPKAEDILYEINGYRVEDRKLLESFEDIKDDGSTACGCWIYCGITPDYGVNRARNRDADDKASLGWGFSWPANRRILYNRASADPQGKPWSERKKWVWWDESQKKWVGYDIPDFPVNKDPSYTPPKDAKGVDAHSGDSPFIMMSDGKGWLFTPKGMKDGPLPTHYEPKESPYPNLLYPDHPVNPCAILFERPDNPYHAIEDPAFPHILTTYRLTEHHTAGGMTRWVPWLAELQPEGFVEISPELAREIGVVTGDWVVLSTARGEIESRVLVTARLQPIVRDGRRIHQIGMPWHFGYGGLARGASANDLSALIEDPNSRIHEAKSFTCNIRKGRLDRR